The following proteins come from a genomic window of Triticum aestivum cultivar Chinese Spring chromosome 6A, IWGSC CS RefSeq v2.1, whole genome shotgun sequence:
- the LOC123132082 gene encoding non-specific lipid-transfer protein C6, translating to MASSGKTCAASVLLLLLALAVATAADAAKKSITSEPKSIFSRPSGPIISRPASEPAIPRPSAEVDVSATCMGSLLELSPCLAFFRDAGTSKAPAGCCKGLGTIVRDQPACLCHIFNHTLERAIAVGIPVNRALALIRDVCGLTPPRNLMASCANAGAVPPLYVCPAPSA from the coding sequence ATGGCGTCGTCCGGCAAGACCTGCGCCGCCTccgtcctcctcctgctgctggccCTCGCCGTCGCCACGGCGGCCGACGCGGCGAAGAAGAGCATCACGTCGGAGCCCAAGTCCATCTTCTCGAGGCCGTCGGGACCCATCATCTCGAGGCCGGCGTCGGAGCCCGCCATCCCGAGGCCGTCGGCGGAGGTGGACGTGTCGGCGACGTGCATGGGGTCGCTGCTGGAGCTGAGCCCGTGCCTGGCCTTCTTCAGGGACGCGGGCACGTCCAAGGCGCCCGCGGGGTGCTGCAAGGGCCTGGGCACCATCGTCCGAGACCAGCCCGCGTGCCTATGCCACATCTTCAACCACACCCTGGAGCGGGCCATCGCCGTCGGCATCCCCGTCAACCGCGCGCTCGCCCTCATCCGCGACGTCTGCGGCCTCACGCCGCCCAGGAACCTCATGGCCAGCTGCGCCAACGCCGGCGCCGTGCCGCCGCTGTACGTGTGCCCGGCGCCCTCGGCCTGA